In one Aphelocoma coerulescens isolate FSJ_1873_10779 chromosome 20, UR_Acoe_1.0, whole genome shotgun sequence genomic region, the following are encoded:
- the TPX2 gene encoding targeting protein for Xklp2 isoform X1, which produces MSKPESRYSFDVPNVCINFATLSEDDVYNADSWFDREANLENVPPAENLAKASHSSPAFSKPDVILSSVPSQEVAMNELTLAPFSGESNGEAECAQAKAVSQNIVGSLATWTAAAPAEAPQRVGRRLATKQGKTQQRKQPGRIKAERIANASDNKEEVPPLKKMRISGSREKVTEASTKTEPLQDSDVSPGRGKSKLTMPSTPTMLKRTKRSSKQKSTEEQELEKMQQLQQEVMELRKKNEEYLKTAIAGAGQPMKRPAGQVTKPIDFHFCTENRIKQNVESQPGNEYKELDFAAVLRKHPPSPVRMPKGPTVPKPFNLSQGNKRKLEEATTEYVSFAEQVEAFQKRTPPRYHLRSRKSEEGSVSGKPVKARITHPKTPVLRTKHRLRPVTCKTAAELEEEEIEKIQQYKFKARELNHKIFEGGPLLPKKPPVKELTQPIGFQLEIEKRIQERESKKQQEEERFEFHSRPCPTKILEDVVGVPEKKALPVTVPKSPAFTLKSRTRVSGREEEKEKEEVAVIKANPMPHYGVPFKPKMPEQRHVEVCPFSFDARDRERQIQKEKKIEELQKEEVPKFKALPLPYFDQVKLPEKKVKTPTQPEPFHLQVDERGAAKLQSWKQQLKEDLKRQKEAACFKARPNTVMYQEPFVPKKEHKMLSVPESFELATERRAKERQEFEKRLADAEALRERYEEQIRQQQEEREKEEIAKLRQEMVHKANPIRKYRSLEVKPSDQPLTMPKSPNFSDRFRC; this is translated from the exons ATGTCTAAGCCAGAATCCCGTTATTCTTTTGATGTCCCAAATGTCTGCATCAACTTTGCAACTCTGAGTGAGGATGATGTATACAATGCAGACTCCTGGTTTG ACCGAGAAGCCAATCTGGAGAATGTCCCTCCTGCAGAAAATCTGGCAAAGGCCTcacacagcagccctgcttTTTCAAAGCCTGATGTTATTCTGTCTTCTGTCCCATCACAAGAAGTAGCAATGA ATGAGCTGACGCTTGCCCCTTTCTCAGGTGAAAGCAATGGTGAAGCAGAATGTGCCCAGGCTAAAGCAGTCTCTCAGAATATTGTTGGGTCCCTGGCAACCTGGacagctgctgcccctgcaGAGGCCCCTCAGAG AGTGGGCAGGAGACTGGCTACAAAGCAGGGGAAAACCCAGCAGCGCAAGCAGCCGGGCAGAATCAAAGCAGAGAGAATTGCTAATGCCTCGGATAATAAGGAAGAGGTTCCACCTttgaagaaaatgagaat TTCTGGCAGCAGAGAGAAGGTGACAGAAGCATCCACAAAGACAGAGCCCCTGCAGGATTCTGATGTCTCCCcagggagagggaaaagcaAATTGACCATGCCCTCCACGCCAACAATGTTGAA GAGGACCAAACGTTCTAGCAAGCAGAAGAGTacagaggagcaggagctggaaaagaTGCAGCAGTTGCAGCAGGAGGTTATGGAGCTGCGGAAGAAGAATGAGGAGTATCTGAAAACAGCTATTGCTGGAGCAG GACAACCCATGAAGAGACCTGCTGGTCAAGTAACGAAGCCAATTGATTTCCACTTCTGCACGGAGAATAGAATTAAACAGAATGTGGAAAGCCAGCCTGGGAATGAGTACAAGGAGCTGGATTTTGCAGCAGTACTGAGGAAGCATCCCCCTTCTCCG GTGCGAATGCCGAAGGGGCCCACTGTCCCCAAACCTTTCAATCTGTCCcagggaaacaaaagaaaacttgaAGAAGCCACAACAGAGTATGTGTCCTTTGCTGAGCAGGTAGAAGCATTCCAAAAACGCACACCCCCTCGTTACCATTTGAGGAGCAGGAAATCTGAGGAAG GCTCAGTTTCAGGAAAGCCGGTGAAGGCTCGGATcacacaccccaaaacaccagtGCTCCGAACAAAGCACCGCTTGAGACCTGTCACCTGCAAAACTGCTGCAGAGTTAGAAGAAGAGGAGATAGAGAAAATTCAGCA GTACAAATTCAAAGCACGAGAACTCAATCACAAAATCTTTGAAGGTGGGCCGCTCCTGCCCAAGAAACCTCCTGTGAAGGAGCTCACCCAACCCATCGGCTTTCAGCTGGAAATAGAAAAAAGGATTCAGGAGCGTGAGAGTaagaagcagcaggaggaagagcgCTTCGAATTCCATTCCAGGCCATGTCCCACAAAAATCCTGGAGGATGTTGTG GGTGTTCCAGAGAAGAAAGCACTTCCTGTTACAGTCCCCAAGTCTCCAGCCTTCACCTTGAAAAGCAGAACCCGTGTGTCTggcagagaggaagaaaag gaaaaagaagaggTGGCTGTGATCAAAGCTAATCCTATGCCACATTATGGAGTGCCCTTCAAACCCAAAATGCCAGAGCAGAGGCACGTGGAAGTTTGCCCCTTCTCTTTCGATGCCCGGGACAGAGAGCGACAaatacaaaaagagaaaaaaatagaagaactACAAAAGGAAGAG GTGCCAAAGTTCAAAGCACTGCCTCTGCCTTACTTTGACCAAGTTAAACTGCCAGAAAAGAAGGTCAAAACCCCAACTCAGCCTGAACCATTCCATCTGCAGGTGGATGAACGGGGAGCTGCCAAGCTCCAGAGCTGGAAACAGCAG cttAAAGAAGACttgaaaaggcagaaagaagCAGCCTGTTTTAAAGCTCGTCCTAACACAGTGATGTACCAGGAGCCTTTTGTGCCCAAAAAGGAGCATAAGATGTTATCAG TTCCTGAAAGCTTTGAGCTGGCAACAGaaagaagagcaaaagaaaGGCAAGAATTTGAAAAGCGATTGGCAGACGCAGAAGCCTTAAGGGAAAGGTATGAGGAGCAGATCAGGCAGCAACAAGAGGAGcgtgaaaaggaagaaattgctAAGCTAAGACAAGAAATG gTTCACAAGGCAAACCCAATACGCAAATACCGCAGCCTGGAAGTGAAGCCCAGTGATCAGCCACTGACTATGCCAAAGTCTCCCAACTTCTCAGACAGATTCCGGTGCTGA
- the TPX2 gene encoding targeting protein for Xklp2 isoform X3, with translation MSKPESRYSFDVPNVCINFATLSEDDVYNADSWFDREANLENVPPAENLAKASHSSPAFSKPDVILSSVPSQEVAMNELTLAPFSGESNGEAECAQAKAVSQNIVGSLATWTAAAPAEAPQRVGRRLATKQGKTQQRKQPGRIKAERIANASDNKEEVPPLKKMRISGSREKVTEASTKTEPLQDSDVSPGRGKSKLTMPSTPTMLKRTKRSSKQKSTEEQELEKMQQLQQEVMELRKKNEEYLKTAIAGAGQPMKRPAGQVTKPIDFHFCTENRIKQNVESQPGNEYKELDFAAVLRKHPPSPVRMPKGPTVPKPFNLSQGNKRKLEEATTEYVSFAEQVEAFQKRTPPRYHLRSRKSEEGSVSGKPVKARITHPKTPVLRTKHRLRPVTCKTAAELEEEEIEKIQQYKFKARELNHKIFEGGPLLPKKPPVKELTQPIGFQLEIEKRIQERESKKQQEEERFEFHSRPCPTKILEDVVGVPEKKALPVTVPKSPAFTLKSRTRVSGREEEKEKEEVAVIKANPMPHYGVPFKPKMPEQRHVEVCPFSFDARDRERQIQKEKKIEELQKEEVPKFKALPLPYFDQVKLPEKKVKTPTQPEPFHLQVDERGAAKLQSWKQQLKEDLKRQKEAACFKARPNTVMYQEPFVPKKEHKMLSESLSGSVVPESFELATERRAKERQEFEKRLADAEALRERYEEQIRQQQEEREKEEIAKLRQEMVHKANPIRKYRSLEVKPSDQPLTMPKSPNFSDRFRC, from the exons ATGTCTAAGCCAGAATCCCGTTATTCTTTTGATGTCCCAAATGTCTGCATCAACTTTGCAACTCTGAGTGAGGATGATGTATACAATGCAGACTCCTGGTTTG ACCGAGAAGCCAATCTGGAGAATGTCCCTCCTGCAGAAAATCTGGCAAAGGCCTcacacagcagccctgcttTTTCAAAGCCTGATGTTATTCTGTCTTCTGTCCCATCACAAGAAGTAGCAATGA ATGAGCTGACGCTTGCCCCTTTCTCAGGTGAAAGCAATGGTGAAGCAGAATGTGCCCAGGCTAAAGCAGTCTCTCAGAATATTGTTGGGTCCCTGGCAACCTGGacagctgctgcccctgcaGAGGCCCCTCAGAG AGTGGGCAGGAGACTGGCTACAAAGCAGGGGAAAACCCAGCAGCGCAAGCAGCCGGGCAGAATCAAAGCAGAGAGAATTGCTAATGCCTCGGATAATAAGGAAGAGGTTCCACCTttgaagaaaatgagaat TTCTGGCAGCAGAGAGAAGGTGACAGAAGCATCCACAAAGACAGAGCCCCTGCAGGATTCTGATGTCTCCCcagggagagggaaaagcaAATTGACCATGCCCTCCACGCCAACAATGTTGAA GAGGACCAAACGTTCTAGCAAGCAGAAGAGTacagaggagcaggagctggaaaagaTGCAGCAGTTGCAGCAGGAGGTTATGGAGCTGCGGAAGAAGAATGAGGAGTATCTGAAAACAGCTATTGCTGGAGCAG GACAACCCATGAAGAGACCTGCTGGTCAAGTAACGAAGCCAATTGATTTCCACTTCTGCACGGAGAATAGAATTAAACAGAATGTGGAAAGCCAGCCTGGGAATGAGTACAAGGAGCTGGATTTTGCAGCAGTACTGAGGAAGCATCCCCCTTCTCCG GTGCGAATGCCGAAGGGGCCCACTGTCCCCAAACCTTTCAATCTGTCCcagggaaacaaaagaaaacttgaAGAAGCCACAACAGAGTATGTGTCCTTTGCTGAGCAGGTAGAAGCATTCCAAAAACGCACACCCCCTCGTTACCATTTGAGGAGCAGGAAATCTGAGGAAG GCTCAGTTTCAGGAAAGCCGGTGAAGGCTCGGATcacacaccccaaaacaccagtGCTCCGAACAAAGCACCGCTTGAGACCTGTCACCTGCAAAACTGCTGCAGAGTTAGAAGAAGAGGAGATAGAGAAAATTCAGCA GTACAAATTCAAAGCACGAGAACTCAATCACAAAATCTTTGAAGGTGGGCCGCTCCTGCCCAAGAAACCTCCTGTGAAGGAGCTCACCCAACCCATCGGCTTTCAGCTGGAAATAGAAAAAAGGATTCAGGAGCGTGAGAGTaagaagcagcaggaggaagagcgCTTCGAATTCCATTCCAGGCCATGTCCCACAAAAATCCTGGAGGATGTTGTG GGTGTTCCAGAGAAGAAAGCACTTCCTGTTACAGTCCCCAAGTCTCCAGCCTTCACCTTGAAAAGCAGAACCCGTGTGTCTggcagagaggaagaaaag gaaaaagaagaggTGGCTGTGATCAAAGCTAATCCTATGCCACATTATGGAGTGCCCTTCAAACCCAAAATGCCAGAGCAGAGGCACGTGGAAGTTTGCCCCTTCTCTTTCGATGCCCGGGACAGAGAGCGACAaatacaaaaagagaaaaaaatagaagaactACAAAAGGAAGAG GTGCCAAAGTTCAAAGCACTGCCTCTGCCTTACTTTGACCAAGTTAAACTGCCAGAAAAGAAGGTCAAAACCCCAACTCAGCCTGAACCATTCCATCTGCAGGTGGATGAACGGGGAGCTGCCAAGCTCCAGAGCTGGAAACAGCAG cttAAAGAAGACttgaaaaggcagaaagaagCAGCCTGTTTTAAAGCTCGTCCTAACACAGTGATGTACCAGGAGCCTTTTGTGCCCAAAAAGGAGCATAAGATGTTATCAG AGAGCCTTTCTGGTTCTGTAGTTCCTGAAAGCTTTGAGCTGGCAACAGaaagaagagcaaaagaaaGGCAAGAATTTGAAAAGCGATTGGCAGACGCAGAAGCCTTAAGGGAAAGGTATGAGGAGCAGATCAGGCAGCAACAAGAGGAGcgtgaaaaggaagaaattgctAAGCTAAGACAAGAAATG gTTCACAAGGCAAACCCAATACGCAAATACCGCAGCCTGGAAGTGAAGCCCAGTGATCAGCCACTGACTATGCCAAAGTCTCCCAACTTCTCAGACAGATTCCGGTGCTGA
- the TPX2 gene encoding targeting protein for Xklp2 isoform X2 — protein sequence MSKPESRYSFDVPNVCINFATLSEDDVYNADSWFDREANLENVPPAENLAKASHSSPAFSKPDVILSSVPSQEVAMSESNGEAECAQAKAVSQNIVGSLATWTAAAPAEAPQRVGRRLATKQGKTQQRKQPGRIKAERIANASDNKEEVPPLKKMRISGSREKVTEASTKTEPLQDSDVSPGRGKSKLTMPSTPTMLKRTKRSSKQKSTEEQELEKMQQLQQEVMELRKKNEEYLKTAIAGAGQPMKRPAGQVTKPIDFHFCTENRIKQNVESQPGNEYKELDFAAVLRKHPPSPVRMPKGPTVPKPFNLSQGNKRKLEEATTEYVSFAEQVEAFQKRTPPRYHLRSRKSEEGSVSGKPVKARITHPKTPVLRTKHRLRPVTCKTAAELEEEEIEKIQQYKFKARELNHKIFEGGPLLPKKPPVKELTQPIGFQLEIEKRIQERESKKQQEEERFEFHSRPCPTKILEDVVGVPEKKALPVTVPKSPAFTLKSRTRVSGREEEKEKEEVAVIKANPMPHYGVPFKPKMPEQRHVEVCPFSFDARDRERQIQKEKKIEELQKEEVPKFKALPLPYFDQVKLPEKKVKTPTQPEPFHLQVDERGAAKLQSWKQQLKEDLKRQKEAACFKARPNTVMYQEPFVPKKEHKMLSESLSGSVVPESFELATERRAKERQEFEKRLADAEALRERYEEQIRQQQEEREKEEIAKLRQEMVHKANPIRKYRSLEVKPSDQPLTMPKSPNFSDRFRC from the exons ATGTCTAAGCCAGAATCCCGTTATTCTTTTGATGTCCCAAATGTCTGCATCAACTTTGCAACTCTGAGTGAGGATGATGTATACAATGCAGACTCCTGGTTTG ACCGAGAAGCCAATCTGGAGAATGTCCCTCCTGCAGAAAATCTGGCAAAGGCCTcacacagcagccctgcttTTTCAAAGCCTGATGTTATTCTGTCTTCTGTCCCATCACAAGAAGTAGCAATGA GTGAAAGCAATGGTGAAGCAGAATGTGCCCAGGCTAAAGCAGTCTCTCAGAATATTGTTGGGTCCCTGGCAACCTGGacagctgctgcccctgcaGAGGCCCCTCAGAG AGTGGGCAGGAGACTGGCTACAAAGCAGGGGAAAACCCAGCAGCGCAAGCAGCCGGGCAGAATCAAAGCAGAGAGAATTGCTAATGCCTCGGATAATAAGGAAGAGGTTCCACCTttgaagaaaatgagaat TTCTGGCAGCAGAGAGAAGGTGACAGAAGCATCCACAAAGACAGAGCCCCTGCAGGATTCTGATGTCTCCCcagggagagggaaaagcaAATTGACCATGCCCTCCACGCCAACAATGTTGAA GAGGACCAAACGTTCTAGCAAGCAGAAGAGTacagaggagcaggagctggaaaagaTGCAGCAGTTGCAGCAGGAGGTTATGGAGCTGCGGAAGAAGAATGAGGAGTATCTGAAAACAGCTATTGCTGGAGCAG GACAACCCATGAAGAGACCTGCTGGTCAAGTAACGAAGCCAATTGATTTCCACTTCTGCACGGAGAATAGAATTAAACAGAATGTGGAAAGCCAGCCTGGGAATGAGTACAAGGAGCTGGATTTTGCAGCAGTACTGAGGAAGCATCCCCCTTCTCCG GTGCGAATGCCGAAGGGGCCCACTGTCCCCAAACCTTTCAATCTGTCCcagggaaacaaaagaaaacttgaAGAAGCCACAACAGAGTATGTGTCCTTTGCTGAGCAGGTAGAAGCATTCCAAAAACGCACACCCCCTCGTTACCATTTGAGGAGCAGGAAATCTGAGGAAG GCTCAGTTTCAGGAAAGCCGGTGAAGGCTCGGATcacacaccccaaaacaccagtGCTCCGAACAAAGCACCGCTTGAGACCTGTCACCTGCAAAACTGCTGCAGAGTTAGAAGAAGAGGAGATAGAGAAAATTCAGCA GTACAAATTCAAAGCACGAGAACTCAATCACAAAATCTTTGAAGGTGGGCCGCTCCTGCCCAAGAAACCTCCTGTGAAGGAGCTCACCCAACCCATCGGCTTTCAGCTGGAAATAGAAAAAAGGATTCAGGAGCGTGAGAGTaagaagcagcaggaggaagagcgCTTCGAATTCCATTCCAGGCCATGTCCCACAAAAATCCTGGAGGATGTTGTG GGTGTTCCAGAGAAGAAAGCACTTCCTGTTACAGTCCCCAAGTCTCCAGCCTTCACCTTGAAAAGCAGAACCCGTGTGTCTggcagagaggaagaaaag gaaaaagaagaggTGGCTGTGATCAAAGCTAATCCTATGCCACATTATGGAGTGCCCTTCAAACCCAAAATGCCAGAGCAGAGGCACGTGGAAGTTTGCCCCTTCTCTTTCGATGCCCGGGACAGAGAGCGACAaatacaaaaagagaaaaaaatagaagaactACAAAAGGAAGAG GTGCCAAAGTTCAAAGCACTGCCTCTGCCTTACTTTGACCAAGTTAAACTGCCAGAAAAGAAGGTCAAAACCCCAACTCAGCCTGAACCATTCCATCTGCAGGTGGATGAACGGGGAGCTGCCAAGCTCCAGAGCTGGAAACAGCAG cttAAAGAAGACttgaaaaggcagaaagaagCAGCCTGTTTTAAAGCTCGTCCTAACACAGTGATGTACCAGGAGCCTTTTGTGCCCAAAAAGGAGCATAAGATGTTATCAG AGAGCCTTTCTGGTTCTGTAGTTCCTGAAAGCTTTGAGCTGGCAACAGaaagaagagcaaaagaaaGGCAAGAATTTGAAAAGCGATTGGCAGACGCAGAAGCCTTAAGGGAAAGGTATGAGGAGCAGATCAGGCAGCAACAAGAGGAGcgtgaaaaggaagaaattgctAAGCTAAGACAAGAAATG gTTCACAAGGCAAACCCAATACGCAAATACCGCAGCCTGGAAGTGAAGCCCAGTGATCAGCCACTGACTATGCCAAAGTCTCCCAACTTCTCAGACAGATTCCGGTGCTGA